The proteins below are encoded in one region of Paenibacillus albus:
- the rbfA gene encoding 30S ribosome-binding factor RbfA, with translation MAKVRVGRVGEQIKKELSQLIQTELKDPRIGFITVTGVDLTNDMSQARIYLSVLGSDEQKEETLKALARGKGFLRSELGKRIRFRHTPDLLFKFDSSIEYGSRIESLLTDINGGSVQQ, from the coding sequence ATGGCAAAAGTCCGCGTAGGACGTGTAGGTGAACAAATTAAGAAAGAATTAAGCCAGCTCATCCAAACGGAGCTTAAAGATCCGCGAATTGGCTTTATTACCGTAACTGGCGTCGATCTGACGAACGATATGTCCCAAGCACGGATTTACCTTAGCGTGCTTGGCAGTGACGAGCAGAAGGAGGAGACGCTGAAAGCACTTGCCCGCGGCAAAGGCTTCCTGCGCTCCGAGCTCGGCAAGCGGATTCGATTCCGGCATACGCCTGACTTGCTGTTCAAGTTTGACAGCAGTATTGAATACGGCAGCCGGATCGAATCACTGCTCACTGATATTAACGGCGGGAGTGTTCAGCAATGA
- a CDS encoding DHH family phosphoesterase → MTAGDSAAFSVTYLEQLQKALDFIRDGNRFLVVSHVQPDGDAISSTIVVGWLLEQLGKQAVLMNEGKVPVRLQFMDRSAMIINYSLSQPTEKFDRIIAIDCADFRRIGLVSTLFTEDAQLLNIDHHPTNDAFGAANLIRVDAAATVEILYDLIEHGAIPLDKEAATAVYTGLLTDTGGFRYSNTTPRVMHIASRMLAEGAPAHFIANLLLEKMTKAQLLILQRGLSRLLFSEDNKIASLYITYADMAETGAVGDDLEGLVNYALNVEGVEVGILLKETENGEVKVSMRSAGMVDVSAIAQSFGGGGHVRAAGCRLEHGILETTTLVVNAVREALDK, encoded by the coding sequence ATGACCGCCGGGGATTCTGCAGCGTTCTCGGTTACTTACCTTGAGCAGCTTCAGAAGGCGCTTGATTTCATTCGAGACGGCAATCGGTTTCTTGTCGTCTCGCATGTACAGCCAGATGGCGATGCCATCAGCTCAACGATTGTTGTAGGCTGGCTGCTTGAGCAGCTTGGCAAGCAAGCGGTCTTGATGAATGAAGGCAAAGTACCTGTCCGCCTTCAATTTATGGACAGGTCTGCAATGATTATCAATTACAGCCTTTCGCAGCCGACTGAGAAATTCGATCGTATTATCGCGATTGATTGCGCCGATTTCCGGCGGATCGGACTTGTAAGCACGCTATTTACCGAAGACGCACAGCTTCTTAATATTGATCATCATCCGACTAATGATGCGTTCGGTGCGGCAAACCTGATCCGAGTTGATGCGGCTGCAACGGTTGAAATTTTATATGATCTAATTGAGCATGGTGCAATCCCACTTGATAAAGAAGCAGCAACCGCCGTTTATACCGGTCTTTTAACGGATACTGGCGGTTTCCGCTACTCCAACACAACTCCGCGAGTTATGCACATTGCTTCGCGGATGCTTGCTGAAGGAGCACCGGCTCATTTTATAGCGAATCTTCTGCTTGAGAAGATGACGAAGGCGCAATTGCTTATTCTGCAGCGTGGACTTAGCCGTCTTTTGTTCTCGGAGGATAACAAGATTGCTTCACTTTACATTACATATGCGGATATGGCAGAAACAGGCGCAGTCGGCGATGATCTTGAAGGGCTCGTCAACTATGCGCTTAATGTGGAAGGTGTAGAAGTTGGCATTTTGCTCAAAGAAACCGAGAATGGCGAAGTGAAAGTAAGTATGCGTTCTGCCGGCATGGTAGACGTATCTGCAATCGCGCAATCATTCGGTGGTGGAGGGCATGTCCGTGCAGCTGGCTGTAGGCTTGAGCATGGCATTCTCGAAACGACCACATTAGTAGTAAATGCAGTAAGAGAGGCGCTGGATAAATGA